One window of Hippoglossus stenolepis isolate QCI-W04-F060 chromosome 1, HSTE1.2, whole genome shotgun sequence genomic DNA carries:
- the marveld3 gene encoding MARVEL domain-containing protein 3 — MPERGRHQQRSDEYRSRERERDHSHDGDHHPPSGDRGRNQKPRDTDNRGSAGDRRPKQNRQRDMTTAPHKEPPAYREHSRGREGPSTLSRETPVPHSEEESYEPQHRRALYNLRYILTSRGLCQIMELFVNLLIVICAGVPHSNQGGYRDLASLGGIYYYHFGGANAFTGADADRVKELDRLFHQLKLPPYIFTMACGGVLMVYACIMLGLGIFRVPYRFPPVLLGEALLNFLIGLGYIPALAFYFIKLQETYNNPICKEREQMYKSKGHKGFECQFHGTDIAGGLFGVLGVFVFIFGTVLAIRAFRSVRALKKQRTNEDDRF; from the exons ATgccagagagggggagacaccAGCAGAGGAGCGATGAGTACaggagcagggagagggagagggaccaCTCACATGATGGAGACCATCACCCTCCCTCCGGTGACAGAGGTCGCAACCAGAAGCCCAGAGACACGGACAACAGAGGCTCTGCTGGTGACAGGAGGCCCAAACAAAACAGGCAGAGGGACATGACAACTGCCCCTCACAAGGAGCCACCTGCTTACAGAGAACACAGCCGCGGCCGTGAAGGACCCTCCACACT GTCCAGAGAGACACCAGTGCCCCACTCTGAAGAGGAGAGTTATGAGCCACAACACAGACGAGCTCTTTACAATCTGAGATACATCTTAACCAGTAGAG GTCTGTGTCAGATTATGGAGCTGTTTGTGAATCTGCTCATCGTCATCTGTGCTGGGGTGCCACACAGCAACCAAGGGGGTTACCGGGACCTGGCCAGCCTGGGCGGCATCTACTATTACCACTTTGGTGGAGCCAATGCCTTCACCGGGGCTGACGCAGACAGGGTGAAGGAGCTGGACCGGCTGTTCCATCAGCTCAAGCTGCCTCCGTACATCTTCACCATGGCCTGCGGCGGGGTTCTGATGGTCTACGCCTGCATCATGCTCGGCCTGGGGATTTTCCGAGTCCCTTACCGCTTTCCGCCTGTGCTGCTGGGGGAGGCTCTGCTGAACTTCCTGATCGGCCTGGGCTACATCCCTGCCCTGGCCTTCTACTTCATTAAGCTGCAGGAAACCTACAATAATCCCATCTGTAAGGAGAGGGAGCAGATGTACAAGAGCAAAGGGCACAAGGGCTTTGAGTGCCAGTTCCACGGGACAGACATCGCAGGAGGACTCTTCGGGGTGTTGGgggtgtttgtgttcatctttGGTACAGTGTTAGCTATCAGAGCTTTCAGGTCAGTGCGAGCACTAAAGAAGCAAAGGACAAATGAGGACGATCGTTTTTAA